In the Aristaeella hokkaidonensis genome, CACCAGAACGTCCGAGATGAAGTACGGCAGGAACATGATGCTCTGCGCCAGCTTCTTGTATCCCTTGCAGGCCACTTCATTCAGCATGATGGCGAATGCCAGCTGCAGGATGTTGCCGCAGATGATGAAGGCCAGGTTGTACAGCACCGTGTTCTTCAGCAGCAGGCCCAGCTGGCCGGAGATGAAGAGGAACTGGAAGTTCTTCAGGCCCACAAAGGGGCTGTCGAAAATGCCCTTGTTGTACTGGAAGTTCGTGAAGGCGATGTAAGCGCCGGGCATGGGCAGGTAAGAAAAGACGAGGAAGAACAGGATGGCCGGAAGGCACATCAGGATCAGCGTCTTGTTCTGCACAAGGGTACGGCCCACGGAAGGCTTGCGGTAATTGATCACCTTCTGCTGCGCGGCTTTTTGCAAGTGACTCACTCCTTCTCTTTCGTTCCTGTCAGTCTGTGTTTCTGGATCCTGAAACCGGTTTCAATTCTCTGAGAAAAAGAATGAAACCGGTTTCAATTCTCCCGCCAAAAAAAGTCCCGGAATCCTTTTTCCTTCACAATAAAAACAAATTAAATTCATCTTTATCTGAAGTCATTATAACAAAGGCGGGACCGCATTGCAAGAACTTATTTCTTTTTTACCATATTATACATCTTTATGCCTTTTTCGGTGGTGCGCAGGATTCCCTCTCCGTAATGAAGACAGGAATGCGCCGCTCCTGCGGCCACTCATTCTGCGGGTCCAGGGCAGTCTGCACCAGGGCGGTGCCGAAGGCCTGGTAATCATACCCCACAGATGTCAGTTTCGGTGTGGTAATCCCGGTGACAAAGGTATCATCGAAACCCAGCAGGGATATGTCCTCCGGCACATGCAGGCCGGCAGCCAGCAGGCCCTGCAGGATGCCCGCGCTGACCAGGTCGTTCATGCCCAGCAGGGCGGTGGGCTTCCGTTTCAGCTTCAGCAGGGTTTCCACGCCCTCCAGCCCGGCCTGTACGGTGTAATCCGATACGCCGATCAGCATCTTTTCATCCACGGGCAGGCCCAGTTCTCCCATCACCCGGCGGAAGCAGTCCAGCCGCTCCACCGTGCCGTAGTATTCTCCTCCGGCGTAAACAAAGCCGATTTCCCGGTGGCCGAGTCCGGCCAGGTAACGGACGCCGATCTCCACAGAGGCCCGGTGATCCACGAAGATGCCCGGGATTTCCGGCATGGGGCTCCGTGCGCCCACCACAATCCGGGTATAGCCCAGCGTCTTCCGCAGCAGGACGGTGAAGGCAGGATCCTGTTCCTCCAGGTCAATGCGTCCGCCGCAGAGGATCACCGCTTCAGGGCGCAGCTCCCGGATGCGGTTCAGCACGGAGATTTCTTTCTCCGGCCGGGAGGTGGTATCCATCAGCAGGGTCACATAGCCCCGCTTATGGGCCTCGCTTTCGCAGGCGGCAAACACGCTGCTGTAATAGGAGTTGTCGCTGTGGGCCACAATCACGGCAATGGTCCGGTTTCTGTTTTCTGTCAGCGCACGGGCATACGCATTCGGATGGAAGTCATATTTGCGGATCACTTCCATCACTCTTTTGCGTTTTTCCTCGCGCACAGAAGCGGTACCGGTCAGAATCCTGGATACAGTAGCCGGACTGACCTGGGCTTCCTTCGCGATATCATAGATGGTGATATTCTTCTTCTCCATGATTTCCTTCTCCGGTTGTTATCTGTCGTTATCATGCCACACAAATTTCCAAAAATCAAGCTGACCGCAGGACGCTTGATTTTTGGATAATTCACAATTCATAATTCACAATTCATAATGATATATACTTTCAACCAGTCAGAACGCCTGTAAAGTAAAATATCCATCACGCCTGGCGGAATGTGACAGTGGGACAGACCAAGTGTCACAGTCGTTGACCGTGACGCTTGGTCTGTCCCTTCTGTCACGTTCCGTTTTCACGTCGAGTATATCATTCCGCATTCTGCAATCTTAATTCTGCATTTGACGTCATCCATATGACGCCATTGTCCCTCTGTCACGTTCCTGCTCTCCCCAGCCTCAACGCAAAGAAAAAAAGGATACCCCACACGCCTGACTGGAAGCTCCCTGTTTCAGTTTCTGTCTGCGGGGAGAAATTTGCTTCCAATGGCTGAATGATATATAATTGCGTTATTCCCATATGGAATTCACACTATATAATTATGAATTAATTTGGAATCCTGAATTCCGGATTCAGAATTCCAAATATAGTTTGGAGTGTTATTTTGAAAAAAATCGTTTTAACCGGCGGCGGAACCCTGGGTCATGTCACCCCCCATCTGGCACTGATCCCCAGGCTGAAGGAAGCCGGGTATGAAATCCACTATATCGGCACGGAAAACGGCATGGAAGCGCCGAAGATGCGCGCCGTGGAAGGCATCACCTACCACGCGGTCAAGAGCGGAAAGCTCCGCCGTTATCATGACTGGAAAAACTTTACCGATCCCTTCCGGGTCATCGCGGGCGCTTTCCAGTCCGCCCGGCTGATGGGAAAAATCAAACCGGACGTGGTGTTCTCCAAGGGCGGCTTCGTCGCGGTGCCGGTGGTTTTCGGTGCCTGGCTGCACCGGATCCCGGTCCTCTGCCATGAAAGCGACCTGACCCCCGGCCTGGCCAACAAGCTGTGCAAGCCTTTCGCCACCCGCTTTGCCACCACCTTCCCGGAATGTGCGGAAGCCCTGGGTGCTAAAGCGGAAATGACCGGCACTCCCCTGCGCCCGGAACTGTTCCACGGCGATAAGGAAAAAGGCCTTTCCCTGCTGGGTTTTGACGGACAGAAACCTGTCCTGCTGATGATGGGCGGTTCCTCCGGCGCCCAGAGCGTGAACGCCTGCCTGCGCAAGGCGATTCCCGAACTGACCCTCGACTTTGACGTAGCTCATATCTGCGGCAAGGGCAACCTGGACGCGGAGCTGGAAGGCACCCCCGGATATAAGCAGATTGAGTTCCTGGACGCGGACCTGCCGGACGTGCTGGCCTGTACCGACCTGGTGCTGAGCCGTGCCGGCGCCAACGCCCTGTGTGAATTCCAGGCCCTGGGCCGTCCGATGCTGCTGATTCCCTATCCCAAGGGAGCCAGCCGCGGCGACCAGATCCTGAACGCGAAGAGCCTGGAGAAGCGCGGCCTGTGCCGGGTGCTCCTGCAGGAAAACATGACCCCGGAAACCATGGTGAAGGAAATCCGGGAAACATGGGCGGAAAGGGATGAACTGACCGAGGCGCTGCGGAACGCTCCTCCTGCTGATGGAACGAAACGTGTTCTCGAGTTGATTGAAGAAGTACAGAAATAATAACCCCCATCAGCAGTCGTCGCTCGCCCCGCAATCTCAGTCGTCGCAGCGGGCCTTGCTGACGCTTCAACCCGCTGCTTGCTTCGATTTGGATTCGCGCGCGCACCGCGGGCGGAATTCCCGCCTCGCGCACCGCGCACGAGAGGACTCCGGGTCACTTCCGCATTCAGCGGACAGCCCACTGGGCTGCCGTTTCCCTCGCTCCCCTCCTGCGGATGGAACGAAACGTGTTCTCGAGTTGATTGAAGAAGTACAGAAATAATAACCCCCAT is a window encoding:
- a CDS encoding LacI family DNA-binding transcriptional regulator, encoding MEKKNITIYDIAKEAQVSPATVSRILTGTASVREEKRKRVMEVIRKYDFHPNAYARALTENRNRTIAVIVAHSDNSYYSSVFAACESEAHKRGYVTLLMDTTSRPEKEISVLNRIRELRPEAVILCGGRIDLEEQDPAFTVLLRKTLGYTRIVVGARSPMPEIPGIFVDHRASVEIGVRYLAGLGHREIGFVYAGGEYYGTVERLDCFRRVMGELGLPVDEKMLIGVSDYTVQAGLEGVETLLKLKRKPTALLGMNDLVSAGILQGLLAAGLHVPEDISLLGFDDTFVTGITTPKLTSVGYDYQAFGTALVQTALDPQNEWPQERRIPVFITERESCAPPKKA
- a CDS encoding undecaprenyldiphospho-muramoylpentapeptide beta-N-acetylglucosaminyltransferase, producing MKKIVLTGGGTLGHVTPHLALIPRLKEAGYEIHYIGTENGMEAPKMRAVEGITYHAVKSGKLRRYHDWKNFTDPFRVIAGAFQSARLMGKIKPDVVFSKGGFVAVPVVFGAWLHRIPVLCHESDLTPGLANKLCKPFATRFATTFPECAEALGAKAEMTGTPLRPELFHGDKEKGLSLLGFDGQKPVLLMMGGSSGAQSVNACLRKAIPELTLDFDVAHICGKGNLDAELEGTPGYKQIEFLDADLPDVLACTDLVLSRAGANALCEFQALGRPMLLIPYPKGASRGDQILNAKSLEKRGLCRVLLQENMTPETMVKEIRETWAERDELTEALRNAPPADGTKRVLELIEEVQK